gttataaagcgttagttgcttactggaccctggcgATCTgaaacgttaactagctaacgaactAACTACTATCTGTGAACTAATATTTTccctctacagtacagtatgtggttCATTTTCAGAATGGGAGAGTTAGGTGAAAATGAGGCGTTGCTTGTTAAGCAGTTAagtggagctgggcctggctttAGCTGGATGTCACTAcagaggtgaaaggaacaccacacactttccctctctcacttttTCAATACAGCGCCAGTGGATAAAAAGGGGTATGCCAGGTCTGCTGGCACATTGaagaacagatgtccacaggcagaaagtgtacaatgtaataataTGCAGTGTAGGCCAAAGatattgcttttgttgtgttgaatTTAACAGTAACACTTGTGTGAGTAAGggggattattttattttttactcagtgaacgttatttttgcacacatgtagccttgtgcactttATCTATGTCTACTATAGTGGCCGCTATAATGgagcaaaaatagaatgcctgtttgtttgtttctatttgtactaaatatgtttttttcccaagtgcaatatgtagatgtgtgtggtcacacgcattctattataaaggctgtcatggctacctgcaatattagtgtatagtttttttctcaagacttgagtgtcatttgcagtaaagtctaggcaacaaataacattggatttctTGCTTTACATTTTTTAGCTGTATGTTAGGTTCACtttaaccactttttattttaaacacagagactgatcatgtagatcatattatttgttgtttaattagttaaaacctgcatttcccccTAGCAGGGATTTTTTAGCATGTTTCAGGGAGGGGGGAAAaagtgtcacctttttgggccctcaccagtttgcatccctgtttTTTTCCTGACCATGTGGCTTGACTATGCTATGACCAGTGCATAGTTTGTCTGTTTAGGTCACCGATAATGTACGCAATGTATATCAGAGGTTAACTCCCCAGAGAAACAGCTATCAATCAATGACAGTGCttgcactgtatgtttgtttaataacaactcctctcctcccttatccccctttcctctcctcccctatcacATCCCTCTCTCACAGAGATTTGAGGATCCTGACCCTTCAGttcttccctctgtctcctcctctccagagAAACTTCTCAACTTCACTTCATCTGTTTTCTCCAAATGGCTGGAGCTGGGGTGCTCAACCCCGGTGGATACTTGTCCCTTCCCCACTCTGGCCTCTCCTGCTGGGGAGGAAGAAAGGCCAGCTCTGGAAAGTAAAAAAGTGAGGTTATTAACCACACGATCAGTTCACAGGGAGAATGAAGGGGAAACAGGGATGAGGTTACACACACCTCCACCAACCAATAGGAGCCCACCATCCAAAGGTGGGCTCCTATTAGTTCTTTCTGGgtctttgttttttattttacctttatttaactaggcaagtcaattaagaacaaattcttatttagccTCCTGTTATGTGGACTGCCTGGATACTACTGTAGAGCGGTTGCTAAAATTACTGAAGTGGATGTCATCAATGGTGCACACAAAATGGTTTGGAGCACTGGTTGGCTTTTTCTTCTTGAATCTGTCCATTCTAGCTGTTCTAATGCAGTAAGCTTTGTCAATCAAGTGACTGACATGCACACTTAATTGTTGCACTGAATGTACAACTGCAGTCAAGATTATGTATAGAATAACAACCTTTTAATTTACTGTCTGCACACCAGAGTTCTATTATCATAGCCATAAGAAACCATTACGTACCTATACAACATACCCATATGTATAAAAAGCCATATTCTACGCAAGCTAACTAAACACTAACAAGTGTTTTATATTGAGCAAGCTACAGAACATAAATTATTGTCCAATATTTCTGATCAAATTCATATGATGTTTACAATGCAATGGAATGtgaatatttttttgtttgttggtcttcaatgaatgtttttttttttcgatGAACTTTTGTAAATACTGCATCTTGTAAATAAAAACCATGCTGCCGTTATGAGTTTCTCTGATGTAGTCTTGTGTAGAGATTCCTGAGTGCTGACTGTTACCATCCCCAGTGTGGGGAGTATTGTGCAATTGCTGCAGAGCTGCACTGCTGTCTGATTCTCAACAGCTATCCTTTTTCTTTCTGTCACCTACAGGAAGACTTGTGTCAAAAGTAAGTTGTAGTTCAATATAATTTTTATATCTGCAGTTACTGGGTAGGCCTAAAACTGAGCAAAATCTctcacattaattacacacatCAGCTATATGTATGTATGCCaatacatgcacatgcacacacactttagACAGAACACTTGCAAAATCTTTGATACAAAAAGAAGGGGCCCCTTTTTTCCTGCTGTTTTAGACAGAACTTCCATTAAACTCAGCCAGGTGCTTTCTTTAATGCACACAAACTTTTAAAAAGCAAGGCTCAGAGACCGACAACAATACCCCCAAGGCATGTCTCATCCTTTTGTAAATACAGAGGCAGCAGAATGAGCATCAGCCTTTCTGAGAAACTATGATAAACCTCTGCAGACACAGTTGAGAGAGTAatggtgaaggtgtaaacttggcagtagaaagcctaaacagtatatttgacctttcagcttccctatcaaatctaaaaatgtcaaacgGACAACCTAGAAACTGAAGTGAAATATCTActatttgctgatgatctggtgcccTTCTGTACCCAGacaaggaggacctacagcagcacctagatcttctgcacagatcgtgtcagacctgggccctggcctcccgagtggctcagtggtctaagctgtgccactagagatcctggttcgagtccaagctctgtcgcagccggccgcgaccgggaggcccatggggcggcgcacaattggcccagcgtcgtccgggttaggggaaggtttggtcgGCAGGGACgttcttgtcccattgcgcactagcgactcctgtggcgggccgcgcgcattgcacgctgacacggttgccaggtgtatggtgtttcctccaacacattggtgtggctggcttctggttTAAgaagctgggttgtgtttcggaggacgcacagctctcgatcttcacctctcccgagtccgtacgggagttgcagcgatgggaaaagactaactaccaattggataccacaaaattggggagaaaaggggctAAAAAAAAGAAAGACTTGGGCCTTGAAAGTAAATttcagtaaaacaaaaataatggtgtttaaaaaaaggtccagttgccaggaccacaaatacatattccatctagacactgttgcccaaGAGCAAACAAAAAACTATacctacctcagcctaaacatcagcaccacaggtaacttccacaaagctgtgaacgatctgagaaacaaggcaagaagggtcttctacgccatcaaaagaaCATACAATTCGACAACCCATTTATGATCaagctaaaaatacttgaatcagttatagaacccattgcccttcatggttgttAGGtcggggtctgctcaccaaccaagaattcacaataTGGGACTTTGCATGCAGAACGTAAAACcctaaataatgcatgcagagcagaattaggcagttacccgctaatgatcaaaatccagaaaagagccgttaaattctacaaccatctaaaaggaagtgattcccaaaccttccatcacaaagccttcacctacagagagattaagctagagaagagtcccctaagcaagctggtcctggggctttcTTCACAAACACATACAGAAAAACACTTGTTCCTTTCCCAGTCTGGCTTCTCCTGCTTGTGAGTTGAACATTGTGGCTATCCTTTTGTATCTGCATGCACTGTCAATTACCCCACTACCAGTGGCGTTTCTCCCCAATCTATCCTGGCTTCCCAAGAACCTTGCTTACCTCCTCCTGAACGCTACGCTGGAGATTCTGGATCCTGCCGGGCATTTCTCTCCCAGTCTTCTCTCATCTTTGAGCTGCAACCCTCTTCAATTCCCTCAGATCACTCGAGGATAGTGTACATGATAACGCTGATGTCGACGAGTTCCTTCACGGGTTGTCGGAGATAATTAAAGACATGCTCTTAGCCCGGGAGCTGCCCCTGGACCTCGACTCCCTCATTGCCTTGACCATCCGGATCGATGGGTGGTTACAGGAacgtaggagggagagggagtcgAGGTTCCACCTCGCCTCCCAGAAATCCCCGAAACCCACATTTCCGAGTGGATCCGATGTCGGACGAAGTCTCTCGGAGGGCACGAGGGCTGTCGAGTCGTCTCATCCAGAGCCCATGTAACTGGGCAGGGCTAGATTGTCTCCTGCTGAGCACTTACGCAGACTTAACACCCAgagctgtctgtattgtggagctacgggacattttttttaatctatctGCCAATTAAAGAACCAGGCTAATCAAGGAGGTACTAGTACGAGTACGCTGGTGAGCCATACGGGGAGTTTCCCAACTTCCGTTGCTCGTACCCCTCTCCATGCTACCCTGTTGTGGGGTAACCAGTCCAAATCTCTCCGGGTGCTCATAGGCTCTGGGGAcgatgagagctttatggacgctaccctggTGTTGGAGCTGGGAGTGCCCAcacaacccctctccattcccatggacgtcaGAGCATTGGATGGGCGCTCTATTGGCAGAGTCACCTTCACCACGTGTCCCATTAACCTGAGGGTGTCGGGTAATCACAGTGAGTTTATGCAGTTCCTGCCCATTGAATCCAATCATGCACCTGTGGTTTTGGGGTTTTCCTGGCTACAGAGGCACAATCCCCTGATCGACTGGGCTACTGGTTCTATCCTGGGTAGGAGCCCGTTTTGCATGGGCATTGCCTGAAGTCGGCGCTGTCTGCCCCTGGACGTCTTCCTGCGGGCTTGGGAAATGTCCCGGACCTCTCCGCCGTTCTGGCGGAGTACCAGGACCACTGGGAAGTTTTCAGCAAGGCCCGTGCCACTGCGCTTCCTCCGCACCGGCCAAATGACTGCGCCATTGAGCTTCCCTGGGCGCTACACTGCCTCGGGGGCGGCTTTATTCCCTGTCAAGTCCGGAGACCAAGGTGACTGAGACGTATATTGAGGACTccgtccttctgcctcccccgccggtgcagggttcttctttgtagagaagaaggacaaaaccctgcgTCTGTGTATCGACTACCAGAGCCTGAATGACATCATAAACGTTTTCCGCTTCCACTCATCGCCTCGGCTTTCGTGCCTCTCCAGGGGGCTACCATCTTCTCCAAGTTGGACCTCCGGAACGCCTGGCATCTGGTACGGATATGGGAAGGGGATGAAGTGGAAGACCGCCTTTAACACGGCTAGCAGGCACTACGAATACCTGGTGATGCAGTTCGGACTGACCAACgaccctgctgtgttccaggccctAGTAAATTACGTTCTCCGGGACATGTTGAACCGGGTCGTATTCATCTACCTTGATGACATCCTCATGTTTTCCCACTCGGCTCAAGAACATGTCCTCTATGTCAGACAAGTCCTCCAGCGTCTTCTGGAGAACCAGCTGTACGTCAAAGCGGAAAAATGCtaattccatcgctccaccatctccTTCCCAGGGTACATCATAGCTGCAGGCAACATCCAGATGGATCCTgaaaaggtgagagcggtggtggattggccgcAACCCACCTCCAGAGTGCGGCTGCGACGCTTCCTGTGGTTCGCCAATTTATACCGCCGGTTCATCCGGGGCTACAGCAACCGGGCTTCCCCCgtcagcactcacctctcccaaagtCCCGTTTACGTGGTCTCCAGCTACAGACCATGCGTTCTTGGACCTCAAACACCAATTTACTACCGCCACCATCTTAATCCATCCAGATCCGTCCCAGCAGTTCGTGGTGGAGGTCTACGCCTCGGACGTTTttgtgggggctgtcctgtcccagcatTCGCCCCAAGACCAAAATATGCATCCTTGCCCTTTCCTCTCCCATCGTCTCAACCCCATGGAAAGGAATTACGACGTGGGCAACCGGGGACTTCTGGCGGTGAAGATGGcgctggaggagtggaggcactggttagAGGGGGTGGAACACCCATTCATagtatctccgcaccgccaagcgcctcaactccaggAAAGCTCAATGGGCCCTGCTATTCACGATTTAACgtcaccatctcctactgcccaGGGTCCAAGAATGTGAAGCCGGATGCGCTGTCATGCCTCTATTGCCCAACTGCTACACCATCGGACCCCACCCGGACCCGGCTAACTGGATGTTTGTGCCGGACTCTGCTCGTTCCTCGGttctggaatgggctcattcctctcGACTGGCCTGCCATCCTGGCTCCTGTCGGATCGTGGCCTTTGTACATCAACATTTTTGGTTGCCCAGCTTGGTTCCTAACGTCTCGCGTTCATCGCCGCCTGCACTGTGTGTGCCCAGAATAAGACTCCTTGGAAAGATCTGACTGGTCTCCTTCAATCACTTCCCGTTCCTCACGTCCCTGGTCACATATATCCCTGTTCTTCATCACTGGTCTCcctctccccaagctaccctcAGCCAAGAAGACAGCCCAGCTCATGGTaaagcacgtcttccggatccatggacttccgGTGGACATGTTCTCTACAAccgggtcctcagttctcgtcccagttctggaaggcgttctgcacactCATTGGGTTACTGGCCAGCTtgtcctccgggttccacccccagtctAATGGGCAGTTGGAgcgagccaatcaggacctgCAGATGACTCTTCGGTGCCTGGTCTCCGCCaatcccaccacctggagccagcatcTTGTGTGGGCAGAGTGCGCCCGCAACACCCTCCCTTGCTCAGCCACTAGTCTCTCGACTTTTGAGTGCTCCCTGGgatatcagcccccgctcttcccggagcaagaggaagaggtcagcataccctcggcccagatgttcgTCCGCAACTGTCGCCATAActggaagagagcccggtcggctcttctcaagaccacctccaggtatcgacgacagGCAGACTGCCACCGGACCCCGGCTCCCTGTTATCATCTCAGGTAGAGGGTATTGCTGTCCACTCGGGATCTGCTCCTCCGGGTAGAGACCTGCAAACTGTCCCCCCGTTTTATCagccctttccccatctccaagatccttagcccctctgctgttcttcTTCTGTTGAACCCGTACCCTCTGTATAcatcccacctttcatgtgtctaggattaaacctatgtctcacagcccactgtctcctgtttccaggcccacccctctccctgtcGCCCTCGATTTCCACCTCGCCTCCGAGGACTCCCGGAAATCCCCAAAGTCTACATTTCCAAGTGAATCCAATGTCACTCGAGTTCTCTCGGGAATCACAGAGGGCTGCCGACTCGACTCCTCCGGAGCCCATGCAAATAGGCAGGGCTAGATTGTCTCCTGCTGAGCGCTTAAGTAGACTAAACACCAAGAATCTGTATTGTGGAGCTACGGGACATTTCTTATCTACCTGCTcattaaaagaccaggctcatcagTAGGTACGAGTACACTGGTGAGCCGTACGGGGAGCTTCCAATACCCTTACTAATCCCCTCTATGCTACCCTGTTTTGGGGAGGCCAGTCCAAATCCATCCAGgagctcattgactctggggccgacgagagctttatggacactaccCTGGTGTCTGAGCTGGGTATctccactcaacccctttccATTCTGATGGATGTCAGAGCGCTGGATGGGCGCTCTATTAGCAGAGTAAACCACAGTATGGTTCCTATCCACCTGCGAGTGTCAAGCAACCACAGTAAATCCATGCAGTTTCTGCTCCTGGAGTCTCCTCATGTACCCATGGTTTTGGTGTTGTTTTCATGTCTCCTGAGGCACAATCCCCTTATTGACTGGGTCCATTATGGGTTGGAGCCTGCTTTTCCATGTATTTTGTTTGAAGTCGGCACAGGCTGCCCCGGGACATCTCCCTCATGGCTTGGGAAAAACCTTTGATCTCTCTGCCGTTCCCACAGACTACCAGGACTTACGGGAGGTTTTCAACACTGCCCAAGCCACATCTCTTCCACCGCATCAACCTTCTCCCGGGCACCGCCTCGAGGGCGACTTTATTCCCTTTcgggtccggagaccaaggcAATGGAGGGGTATATTGAGGACTCTCTCACTGCAGGGATTATGCGTCCATCTTCCTCCACCGCCGgtacagggttcttctttgtggagaataAGGACAAGATCCTGTGTCCGAGTTTCGACTACCGGGGTCTCAATGACATTATGGTTAAAAACCGTTACCtgctaccactcatctcctcagcTTTCGAGCCTCTCCAGGGGGCGATCATCGTCtccaagttggaccttcggaACGCCTACCATCTGGTTCAGCTACGggaaggagatgagtggaagactgcctttAACATGGCTAGCGGTCACTATAAGTAGACGGTGATGCCATTTGGACTGACCAACTCTCACGCAGTGTTCCAGATCCTGGTCCGTGATGTGCTCCGAGACATGTGAACCGATTTTTGTTTGTCTACCTCGACGACATCCTCATTTATTCCCGGTCAGCTCAAGAGCACGTCCTCCATGTCCGAAATGTCCTCCAgcgtctcctggagaaccagcttttcgTGAAGGCGGAGAAATGtgagttccatcgctccaccatctccttcctaggatacGTCATCACTGCAGGGAATATTCAGATGGACCCTGACATGGTGGTAGATTGGCCTCAACCCACATCCAGAGTGCAGCCGCAACATTGACAAAACGCTGataggcttgacgagacaagatgaactggcaacagacaaacggaGAACatatataaatgtataaatgcaacgggataatggggaagatggcgaCACCCAGAGGgggttggagacaagcacaaagacaggtgaaacagatcagggtgtgacagtgtcATTCTCTGCTCAGCTTCCTGGCTGATCCCTGTGAGTAACACACTGACTGAACAGTTGCAGCTGCAGAGCTTCAGTTGCATCTGCAGAGCTGAAGAAAGGAGCTGTTGGGAATGCACTTTGGATGGAATGTAGCTTCACAACTCAATTATATCttctcacacaaacacaaatcGCTCATGCCCATGCATGCACACACCCTGATCCacccagacatgcacacacacactttagacAGAACACTTGCAAAATCTTTACTACAAAAAGAAGGAGCCCCTTTTTTCCTGCTTAAGACAGAACTCCCATTAAATTCAGCCAGGTGCTTTCTTTGCACACAAACTTTAAAAAGCAAGGCATGGAGACCAACAACAATACCCCCAAGGCATGTCTCACTTCCTTTTGTAAATGTAGAGGCAACAGAATGAGCATCAGCCTTTCTGAGAAACTATGATAAACCTCTGCAGAcacagttgagagagagagacacagttgagagagagacacagttgagagagagacacagttgagagagcgagagagacagagaggatgttgCACAACATCAAAACAGACAGTGAGAGTCAAACAAACAGATGCACACAGATAATGTTTGCTGTCCTATTATGAGGAGAGGACaaccacagagaggacagagagagagcttttAGTTTTTCTTTCTGTTTTAATTAACTGCTTCATTGCCCCGGGTGTTGGGAAATAACATAAGACAGCAAAAATACACATTTCCGAAAAATAACGTCTGTGGTAAATACAGGCTTAGGAGATTtgatacgttttgttctatgaggtaatcttcatcagctaacggcactttttgtgaattttgaagcatttatgtaatcagAAATGCACTTAAAGCACataaaaggcttcataattcataaaggtcatgttaactgactgatattatctcatagaacaaaaagtATAAGATCTGTGATCTTCAAAGCTTGTGTTAACCTTATTTTCGGCATTTATTACAAAACCTTATCCTTTCCCCATTCATTTTCCCAATAGAAATGGCTCAAGGAACCTGAGGTAACTCATTTCTGTTTTtgaggactacaagctggcgagctctatGGCGCAGCCTGTGTTAATACGACCTTTTGGCCACTAGAAGCCTCAATCATTCTCTATGGTAAATACCCATCACCATTACACCAGAAGTAAACATGATGATATGTGGTATAGTATTGATATTGCATGACTGAAATTGCAATGATAATGCTCAGGCTCAGCAATGCAAGTAGCTGGAGTTTGGACAGTAGgctcagtggcgattttagcatgtaaatcttggttggGCAAactccccaaaaatgtttttgatgccagcaaagccacaacacaagaCAACACTAACAATACATTCATTCCACTATAACGGTAACAAACGGTGCCAcaaaaactgttagggcctacataaagctgtcccaatagCAGAGCCttcctttcagcaccatggagtgaatccttacgaCCTTTACACCTGGCTATTAGCTgtgccttgtctggcagcgaaacagttaattcagcctaatttactgcctttttaaaaacagctgatatggctgacttgtttaaacaaatgtgttttctactgacaattgagatgtacaaactatggcataagggaacgataagcggataagaggcaatcgtaatttcgattaagacattaatgagcgagctaagatgGATGtaatcaatataactatttgttcagcacttttgaaatgtagagccaaagaattcagaacatgggccgttcttaagGTATTCTCccagtacaccaagtcagaaccgtaagataaataaagggggcgtactgtataagcagacaatgaaagctcttcaAATATTAAATGATTACATCTGTCTAAAACAGGCTATACGCTACatttgcaccaccaagtcagaacagtaggctaagttatgagggggaaagggaccaagtTATTagtgtgaggcacatgggctgctAACAGCTGTCTAcgcaacatacacttagtattac
The sequence above is drawn from the Salmo salar chromosome ssa05, Ssal_v3.1, whole genome shotgun sequence genome and encodes:
- the LOC106605765 gene encoding uncharacterized protein isoform X3: MKIKGCHDQRKVFPKNYWISHHYNVNLLCSTDPCCVFRAATVLSDSWLQLRSQLWPEHHSFEFISNLIQALGDRGMTKGRFEDPDPSVLPSVSSSPEKLLNFTSSVFSKWLELGCSTPVDTCPFPTLASPAGEEERPALESKKVRLLTTRSVHRENEGETGMRLHTPPPTNRSPPSKGGLLLVLSGSLFFILPLFN
- the LOC106605765 gene encoding uncharacterized protein isoform X1, producing MSRSVLLLLSILTLQGSGCDYFLRGVVDNLQTTINSDHAGFRKVFPKNYWISHHYNVNLLCSTDPCCVFRAATVLSDSWLQLRSQLWPEHHSFEFISNLIQALGDRGMTKGRFEDPDPSVLPSVSSSPEKLLNFTSSVFSKWLELGCSTPVDTCPFPTLASPAGEEERPALESKKVRLLTTRSVHRENEGETGMRLHTPPPTNRSPPSKGGLLLVLSGSLFFILPLFN